In Pseudomonas fakonensis, one DNA window encodes the following:
- a CDS encoding PrkA family serine protein kinase, whose product MSIFSHFQQRFESTRQEELSLQEYLELCKEDRSAYASAAERLLLAIGEPELIDTSSNSRLSRIFSNKVIRRYPAFADFHGMEECIDQIVSYFRHAAQGLEEKKQILYLLGPVGGGKSSLAEKLKQLMEKVPFYAIKGSPVFESPLGLFNATEDGAILEEEYGISRRYLNTIMSPWATKRLQEFGGDISKFRVVKLYPSILNQIAIAKTEPGDENNQDISALVGKVDIRKLEEFPQNDADAYSYSGALCRANQGLMEFVEMFKAPIKVLHPLLTATQEGNYNSTEGLGAIPYTGILLAHSNESEWHTFRNNKNNEAFIDRIYIVKVPYCLRVSDEIKIYDKLLINSSLAKAHCAPDTLKMLAQFTVLSRLKEPENSNIYSKMRVYDGENLKDTDPKAKSIQEYRDSAGVDEGMNGLSTRFAFKILSKVFNFDPHEVAANPVHLLYVLEQQIEQEQFPAEVRERYLRYLKEYLAPRYIEFIGKEIQTAYLESYSEYGQNIFDRYVLYADFWIQDQEYRDPETGEILNRIALNEELEKIEKPAGISNPKDFRNEIVNFVLRARANNNGKNPSWLSYEKLRVVIEKKMFSNTEDLLPVISFNAKASKEDQQKHNDFVTRMVERGYTDKQVRLLSEWYLRVRKSQ is encoded by the coding sequence ATGAGTATTTTTAGCCACTTCCAACAACGCTTCGAGTCTACGCGCCAGGAAGAACTCTCGCTGCAGGAGTACCTCGAGCTGTGCAAAGAGGATCGCAGTGCCTACGCATCGGCGGCTGAACGGCTGTTGCTGGCCATCGGTGAGCCGGAACTGATCGACACCTCAAGCAACTCCAGGCTGTCGCGGATTTTCTCCAACAAGGTGATTCGCCGCTATCCGGCCTTTGCCGACTTCCATGGCATGGAAGAGTGCATCGACCAGATCGTCTCCTACTTCCGCCACGCCGCCCAAGGCCTGGAAGAGAAGAAACAAATCCTCTATCTGCTGGGCCCGGTAGGCGGCGGCAAGTCGTCGCTGGCCGAGAAACTCAAGCAGCTGATGGAAAAGGTGCCCTTCTACGCCATCAAGGGCTCACCGGTATTCGAATCGCCCCTGGGGCTGTTCAACGCCACCGAAGACGGGGCGATCCTCGAAGAGGAATACGGCATCTCGCGGCGCTACCTCAACACCATCATGTCGCCCTGGGCCACCAAGCGCCTGCAGGAGTTCGGCGGCGACATCAGCAAGTTCCGGGTGGTCAAGCTCTACCCCTCCATCCTCAACCAGATTGCCATCGCCAAGACCGAACCCGGTGACGAGAATAACCAGGATATCTCGGCACTGGTGGGCAAGGTGGATATCCGCAAGCTCGAGGAATTCCCGCAGAACGACGCCGACGCCTACAGCTACTCGGGCGCGCTGTGCCGCGCCAACCAGGGCCTGATGGAATTCGTCGAGATGTTCAAGGCCCCCATCAAAGTGCTGCACCCGTTGCTTACCGCCACACAGGAAGGCAACTACAACAGCACCGAGGGCCTCGGCGCCATTCCGTACACCGGCATCCTGCTGGCCCACTCCAACGAATCGGAGTGGCATACCTTCCGCAACAACAAGAACAACGAAGCCTTCATCGACCGTATCTACATCGTCAAGGTGCCGTACTGCCTGCGGGTCAGCGACGAGATCAAGATCTACGACAAGCTGCTGATCAACAGCTCGCTGGCCAAGGCCCATTGCGCGCCCGACACCCTGAAGATGCTCGCCCAGTTCACCGTGCTGTCGCGGCTCAAGGAGCCGGAAAACTCGAACATCTACTCGAAAATGCGCGTGTATGACGGTGAGAACCTCAAAGATACCGACCCCAAAGCCAAGTCGATTCAGGAGTACCGCGACTCCGCCGGTGTCGATGAGGGCATGAACGGCCTCTCGACCCGTTTCGCCTTCAAGATCCTCTCCAAGGTGTTCAACTTCGACCCCCACGAAGTGGCCGCCAACCCGGTGCACCTGCTGTATGTACTGGAACAGCAGATCGAGCAAGAGCAGTTCCCGGCCGAGGTGCGCGAGCGCTACCTGCGGTATTTGAAGGAATACCTGGCCCCGCGCTACATCGAGTTCATCGGCAAGGAAATCCAGACTGCATACCTGGAGTCCTACAGCGAATACGGCCAGAACATCTTCGACCGCTACGTGCTGTACGCCGACTTCTGGATCCAGGACCAGGAATACCGCGACCCGGAAACCGGCGAAATCCTCAACCGCATCGCCCTCAACGAAGAGCTGGAAAAAATCGAGAAACCGGCCGGCATCAGCAACCCGAAGGACTTCCGCAACGAGATCGTCAACTTCGTGCTGCGTGCCCGCGCCAACAACAACGGCAAGAACCCCAGCTGGCTCAGCTACGAGAAGCTGCGGGTGGTGATCGAGAAGAAAATGTTCTCCAACACCGAGGACCTGCTGCCGGTCATCAGCTTCAATGCCAAGGCCAGCAAGGAGGATCAACAGAAGCACAACGACTTCGTCACCCGGATGGTCGAACGCGGCTACACCGACAAACAGGTACGCCTGCTGTCGGAATGGTACCTGCGGGTCCGCAAATCGCAGTAA
- the glpE gene encoding thiosulfate sulfurtransferase GlpE, with amino-acid sequence MSEFKRIPPEQALALRAQGAVVVDIRDSQAFAAGHITGARHLDNHSVADFIRNADLDAPTLVVCYHGNSSQSAAAYLVGQGFSDVYSVDGGFELWRATYPGETAQGSAE; translated from the coding sequence ATGAGCGAATTCAAGCGCATCCCCCCTGAACAGGCCCTGGCCCTGCGCGCTCAAGGCGCCGTCGTGGTCGACATCCGCGACTCGCAGGCTTTCGCCGCCGGCCACATCACCGGCGCCCGGCATCTGGACAACCACTCGGTAGCCGATTTCATCCGCAACGCCGACCTCGACGCCCCGACGCTGGTGGTCTGCTACCACGGCAACTCCAGCCAGAGCGCCGCCGCCTACCTGGTCGGTCAGGGCTTCTCCGACGTCTACAGCGTGGACGGTGGTTTCGAGCTGTGGCGCGCCACCTACCCGGGCGAAACCGCCCAGGGCAGCGCCGAGTAA
- a CDS encoding symmetrical bis(5'-nucleosyl)-tetraphosphatase yields MATYAVGDLQGCLQPLKCLLERVHFDPAVDRLWLVGDLVNRGPESLETLRYLYSIRHALVCVLGNHDLHLLAAWHNVERLKKSDTLREIIEAPDADRLFDWLRHQKLLHYDEARGIAMAHAGIPPQWTLGRALELAAEVEQVLRDDNRLQPYLDGMYGNEPNKWSKDLAGIERLRVITNYFTRMRFCTATGKLDLKSKEGLDSAPKGYKPWFAHPDRRSRHVKIIFGHWAALEGRVDVPGVIALDTGCVWGGAMTLYNVDSGEYHRCDCTREGTPRPPATPSISSEGTTP; encoded by the coding sequence ATGGCCACTTACGCGGTCGGTGACCTGCAGGGCTGCCTGCAACCGCTCAAGTGCCTGCTCGAACGCGTGCATTTCGACCCGGCCGTCGACCGCCTGTGGCTGGTGGGCGACCTGGTCAACCGTGGCCCCGAGTCACTGGAAACCCTACGCTACCTGTATTCGATCCGCCACGCGCTGGTTTGCGTGCTGGGCAACCACGACCTGCACCTGCTGGCCGCCTGGCACAACGTCGAGCGCCTGAAAAAAAGCGACACCCTGCGCGAGATCATCGAAGCCCCCGACGCCGACCGCCTGTTCGACTGGCTGCGCCATCAGAAGCTGCTGCACTACGACGAGGCCCGCGGTATCGCCATGGCTCACGCCGGCATCCCACCGCAGTGGACCTTGGGCCGGGCCCTGGAGCTGGCAGCAGAGGTCGAGCAGGTGCTGCGCGACGACAACCGCCTGCAGCCTTACCTCGACGGCATGTACGGCAACGAGCCGAACAAGTGGAGCAAGGACCTCGCCGGCATCGAACGCCTGCGGGTGATCACCAACTACTTCACCCGCATGCGCTTCTGCACCGCCACCGGCAAGCTCGACCTCAAGAGCAAAGAGGGCCTGGACAGCGCACCGAAGGGCTACAAACCCTGGTTCGCCCACCCCGACCGCCGCTCACGTCACGTGAAGATCATCTTCGGCCACTGGGCTGCCCTTGAAGGCCGCGTCGACGTGCCCGGCGTGATCGCCCTCGACACCGGCTGCGTGTGGGGCGGCGCCATGACCCTGTACAACGTCGACAGCGGCGAATACCACCGCTGCGACTGCACCCGCGAAGGCACCCCGCGCCCGCCAGCCACCCCCTCGATCAGTTCTGAAGGAACCACCCCATGA
- the apaG gene encoding Co2+/Mg2+ efflux protein ApaG, whose protein sequence is MSDPRYQIDVSVVTRYLKDQSDPESNRFAFAYTITVQNNGTLTAKLMSRHWLITNGDGEVEEVRGAGVIGQQPLIEPGQSHTYSSGAVISTRVGTMQGSYQMFAEDGKRFDAPVAPFRLAVPGALH, encoded by the coding sequence ATGTCCGACCCCCGTTACCAGATCGACGTCAGCGTCGTGACCCGCTACCTCAAAGACCAATCCGACCCCGAAAGCAATCGTTTCGCCTTCGCGTACACCATCACCGTGCAGAACAACGGCACGCTCACCGCCAAGCTGATGTCCCGCCATTGGCTGATCACCAACGGTGACGGTGAGGTCGAAGAAGTGCGCGGCGCCGGGGTGATCGGCCAGCAACCACTGATCGAACCCGGCCAAAGCCACACCTACAGCAGCGGTGCGGTGATCAGCACCCGGGTCGGCACCATGCAGGGCAGCTACCAGATGTTCGCCGAAGACGGCAAACGCTTCGACGCGCCGGTCGCCCCGTTCCGCCTGGCGGTACCCGGGGCGCTGCACTGA
- the rsmA gene encoding 16S rRNA (adenine(1518)-N(6)/adenine(1519)-N(6))-dimethyltransferase RsmA: MNEQYQHRARKRFGQNFLHDAGIIDRILRAINAKAGEHLLEIGPGQGALTEGLLGSGAQLDVVELDKDLVPILQHKFAGRDNFRLHQGDALKFDFNQLGVPERSLKVVGNLPYNISTPLIFHLLDHAQLIRDMHFMLQKEVVERMAAGPGGGDWGRLSIMVQYHCRVEHLFNVGPGAFNPPPKVDSAIVRLVPHEVLPHPAKNPKLLEHVVREAFNQRRKTLRNTLKGVLDSQAIEAAGVDGSLRPEQLDLAAFVRLADKLAEQQQ, from the coding sequence ATGAACGAGCAATACCAACACCGGGCGCGCAAGCGCTTCGGCCAGAACTTCCTGCACGATGCAGGGATCATCGACCGCATTCTGCGGGCTATCAACGCCAAGGCCGGTGAACACCTGCTGGAAATCGGCCCGGGTCAGGGCGCCCTGACTGAGGGCCTGCTGGGCAGCGGCGCACAGCTGGACGTGGTGGAGCTGGACAAGGACCTGGTGCCGATCCTGCAACACAAGTTCGCCGGCCGTGACAACTTCCGCCTGCACCAGGGCGATGCCCTGAAGTTCGACTTCAACCAACTGGGTGTGCCAGAGCGCAGCCTCAAGGTGGTCGGCAACCTGCCCTACAACATCTCCACCCCGCTGATCTTCCACCTGCTTGATCACGCCCAGCTGATCCGCGACATGCACTTCATGCTGCAAAAGGAAGTGGTCGAGCGCATGGCCGCAGGCCCGGGCGGTGGCGACTGGGGGCGGTTGTCGATCATGGTGCAGTACCACTGCCGCGTAGAGCACCTGTTCAACGTCGGGCCTGGTGCCTTCAACCCGCCACCGAAGGTCGACTCGGCCATCGTGCGCCTGGTGCCCCACGAAGTGCTGCCGCACCCGGCAAAAAACCCGAAACTGCTGGAGCACGTGGTCCGCGAAGCCTTCAACCAGCGCCGCAAGACCCTGCGCAACACGCTCAAGGGCGTGCTCGACAGCCAGGCCATCGAAGCCGCCGGCGTCGACGGCAGCCTGCGCCCCGAGCAGCTCGACCTGGCCGCCTTCGTGCGCCTGGCCGACAAGCTGGCCGAACAGCAGCAGTAA